From one Synergistaceae bacterium genomic stretch:
- a CDS encoding sugar transferase: MMNNLPSLVRKFFSVFRAKAAFAAEGPSGETDTSLRKDYRYNMRAVLARKSRLYLALKRLFDILSSGLALVVLSPVFIATAIAIKLEDGGPVFYSADRWGKDMRNFRMHKFRSMRVNAEAMINELLKDSEMTGHAFKIKNDPRITRVGHFIRKWSIDELPQLWNIFVGDMSVVGPRAIMTVGTDSIDDYDKQRWLVTPGLTCYWQVSGRADVKWAQWIEMDLDYIENMSILEDIKLILKTIPVVFRGEGAY; the protein is encoded by the coding sequence ATGATGAATAACCTTCCATCCTTAGTCCGTAAGTTTTTTAGCGTCTTCAGAGCAAAGGCAGCATTTGCCGCAGAAGGCCCCTCAGGAGAAACAGATACCTCGCTGAGGAAGGATTACCGCTACAACATGAGGGCAGTGCTCGCGCGGAAGAGCAGGCTCTATCTTGCGCTGAAGAGGCTGTTTGACATCCTGTCGTCGGGGCTCGCGCTCGTGGTGCTGTCGCCGGTGTTCATTGCTACGGCAATTGCGATAAAGCTCGAGGACGGAGGGCCGGTGTTCTACTCCGCCGACCGCTGGGGAAAAGACATGAGAAATTTCCGTATGCACAAGTTCCGTTCAATGAGAGTGAACGCCGAAGCAATGATTAACGAACTGCTGAAAGACTCCGAGATGACCGGCCACGCCTTCAAGATCAAGAATGACCCCCGAATCACACGTGTAGGACACTTCATCAGGAAGTGGAGCATCGATGAACTCCCCCAGCTCTGGAATATCTTTGTGGGCGATATGTCTGTTGTAGGGCCGCGCGCAATCATGACCGTCGGCACAGACAGCATAGACGACTACGACAAACAGCGATGGCTGGTTACGCCGGGCTTGACGTGTTACTGGCAGGTGAGCGGCAGGGCGGACGTGAAATGGGCGCAGTGGATAGAAATGGATCTTGACTATATCGAGAATATGAGCATACTTGAAGACATCAAACTTATCTTGAAGACTATTCCCGTAGTATTCAGGGGAGAAGGAGCATATTGA
- a CDS encoding sirohydrochlorin cobaltochelatase, translated as MEFFQYYILFRAVYNLLHINFSGGYLSMHKLLAAVSLVLLLLSGVSAAEESKSAVLVVSFGTSMPEARQAITALTDEARREFPSFDVRLAFTSNIIHRKVARESGELIPNPVQALAQLNDEGFSEVYVMPTHMIPGEEYDEIANVVDAFGSLYGKYGFETLALGRPFLDGVDDCEGMADVLLERFKAQLEDKDTAIILMGHGTPEHFANAMYSQLQLALDTKAYGRFFLGTVEAAPKIEDVITRLKRHPEVKKLVLSPLMIVAGDHAHNDLAGEDDDESWLNVLKAEGYTEISTYLVGLGEDKNIQREFVRRIHELME; from the coding sequence ATGGAATTTTTCCAGTATTATATATTATTTCGCGCAGTGTATAATCTCTTACATATAAACTTTTCAGGAGGTTATCTCTCAATGCACAAACTTTTAGCCGCAGTATCGCTCGTTCTTCTTCTGCTGTCCGGCGTTTCCGCTGCTGAGGAGAGCAAATCCGCAGTCCTCGTCGTGTCGTTCGGCACGTCAATGCCCGAAGCACGGCAGGCCATCACCGCACTCACAGACGAAGCCCGCCGGGAGTTCCCCAGCTTTGACGTACGGCTGGCTTTCACGTCGAACATAATCCACCGCAAAGTTGCCCGCGAGTCCGGCGAACTCATCCCTAACCCTGTACAGGCACTAGCACAGCTCAACGACGAGGGATTCAGTGAAGTGTACGTTATGCCGACGCACATGATTCCAGGAGAGGAGTACGACGAGATCGCGAACGTCGTCGATGCTTTCGGCTCGCTCTACGGCAAATACGGTTTCGAGACGCTGGCACTTGGCCGCCCGTTCCTCGACGGAGTTGACGACTGCGAAGGAATGGCTGATGTCCTGCTCGAACGCTTCAAGGCTCAGCTTGAGGACAAGGACACCGCAATAATCCTCATGGGGCACGGAACGCCAGAGCATTTCGCCAACGCAATGTACTCACAGCTCCAGCTTGCTCTGGACACGAAGGCCTACGGACGGTTCTTCTTGGGGACTGTCGAGGCAGCTCCGAAAATTGAGGACGTAATCACGAGGCTGAAGAGGCATCCCGAAGTGAAGAAGCTCGTACTGAGTCCGTTAATGATTGTTGCCGGAGACCACGCACATAATGACTTGGCCGGAGAGGACGACGATGAGTCGTGGCTTAACGTCCTGAAAGCTGAGGGCTACACGGAAATCAGCACGTACCTTGTGGGGTTGGGCGAGGATAAGAACATACAGCGTGAGTTCGTGAGAAGGATTCATGAACTGATGGAGTAA
- a CDS encoding restriction endonuclease, with translation MAIVMCVVAVIIIAIANLRNSVNDLGKRNTQLTKANTQLKHDLNAMQEENLKLTQFLEALRAENDTLRKSLSEAPLGFPSLLEALRQYDFQHDRHLAYWLKTKSHPAYTAAEVVRIETKKRRDAESVLRRTRLLLEYYFSIFPDVQEFSEASAEQSAVQTEASSPDNSVDTARYYLSSEEYSKLSITQRNQLALDRFWSARKSRHLIGRLYEQYIGWLYEHDGWLVEYFGISEGFSDLGRDLICHKDNTTLIVQCKNWSKSKRIYEKHIFQLFGTTYEYMKNNPFEEVHGVFFTSTQLSGLARSFAGEFHIELHEEFELKRFPIIKCNIGREGEKIYHLPFDQQYYTTRIKPKDGDLYCSTVAEAESLGFRRAYRWHGSRED, from the coding sequence ATGGCAATTGTGATGTGTGTCGTGGCGGTAATAATAATTGCTATAGCAAACTTACGGAATAGTGTTAACGATCTCGGCAAAAGGAATACTCAGCTGACAAAAGCTAATACTCAACTAAAACACGACCTTAATGCTATGCAGGAAGAAAACTTAAAACTTACTCAGTTTTTGGAGGCGTTACGGGCAGAGAATGATACTCTCAGAAAATCTCTCTCCGAAGCTCCTCTAGGCTTCCCGTCCTTGCTGGAAGCTCTCAGGCAATATGACTTTCAGCATGACAGACATCTGGCATACTGGCTGAAGACTAAATCTCACCCTGCATACACTGCCGCAGAAGTAGTCAGAATCGAAACCAAAAAACGCCGTGATGCTGAATCTGTTCTACGCAGGACAAGGTTGCTGCTGGAATACTACTTCAGCATTTTCCCGGATGTTCAAGAGTTCAGCGAAGCTTCTGCAGAACAATCCGCTGTTCAGACGGAAGCATCATCCCCAGACAATAGCGTGGACACTGCCAGATATTACTTAAGCAGTGAGGAGTATTCCAAACTGTCAATCACCCAGCGAAACCAACTGGCTCTGGACAGATTTTGGTCCGCAAGAAAGTCAAGACACCTCATAGGCAGACTTTACGAGCAATATATAGGCTGGCTCTATGAACATGACGGCTGGCTGGTAGAATATTTCGGAATCAGTGAAGGTTTCTCCGACTTGGGACGCGATCTCATCTGCCACAAAGACAACACAACACTGATAGTCCAGTGCAAAAACTGGTCAAAATCCAAGCGTATCTATGAGAAGCACATTTTCCAGCTGTTCGGCACAACGTACGAATACATGAAGAATAATCCGTTCGAGGAAGTACACGGAGTATTCTTTACATCAACACAGTTATCCGGATTGGCCCGGTCATTCGCTGGAGAGTTTCACATAGAGCTGCATGAAGAGTTTGAACTAAAACGCTTTCCGATAATCAAGTGCAACATAGGGCGTGAAGGAGAGAAAATCTATCACCTGCCGTTCGACCAGCAGTATTACACCACGAGAATCAAGCCTAAAGACGGAGATTTGTACTGCTCAACTGTAGCTGAAGCAGAGTCTCTAGGCTTCCGCAGAGCATACCGCTGGCACGGCAGCAGGGAAGATTAA
- a CDS encoding HDIG domain-containing protein has protein sequence MIPTREQALDLLRKYNKEESHIHHAQAVEATMRHFAGLYHEDPELWGVVGLLHDIDWEQTAATPEQHCHLAPEMLREAGVDESIIHAVQSHGFGICTDIEPSNSLERTLFTIDELTGLIITAGLVRPSKSLADLEVKSVKKKWKDKAFARGVNRDIIKQGAERMNMPLDDVINETILALRPVEKQIGM, from the coding sequence TTGATACCGACAAGAGAGCAGGCATTAGACCTTCTGCGCAAGTACAATAAGGAAGAGTCCCATATTCACCACGCACAGGCTGTTGAAGCCACAATGCGCCACTTCGCAGGACTCTACCACGAAGACCCCGAACTATGGGGAGTCGTCGGACTTCTTCACGACATAGACTGGGAACAGACCGCCGCTACCCCCGAGCAGCACTGCCACTTAGCCCCCGAAATGCTCAGGGAAGCCGGAGTCGACGAGAGCATAATTCACGCCGTACAGTCTCACGGCTTCGGGATCTGCACCGACATCGAGCCCTCGAACAGCCTCGAGCGCACATTGTTCACCATCGACGAGCTCACCGGCTTAATCATCACTGCCGGGCTCGTGAGACCCTCGAAGTCCCTCGCAGACCTCGAAGTCAAGTCCGTCAAGAAGAAGTGGAAGGACAAGGCTTTTGCGCGCGGAGTGAACAGAGACATCATCAAGCAGGGCGCGGAGAGAATGAACATGCCCCTTGATGACGTGATTAATGAGACAATATTGGCATTAAGGCCTGTCGAGAAACAGATAGGCATGTGA
- a CDS encoding biotin transporter BioY, with protein sequence MTTTRQLTLCALFAALIAIGTHIKIPTPLLPLTLQTLFVVLSGLVLGAKFGAVAVCVYVAAGLIGLPVFTGSVLNPTFGYIVGFIPGAWLAGYVAEKFRPCWRTWFLGALAGIAVIYAFGIPYYYVMSKYYLGNELGAKTLLMYFVLMPLPGDIVKSLCAGLIVQRLAVFFPDSFTWKR encoded by the coding sequence ATGACTACTACAAGACAACTGACGCTCTGTGCACTTTTCGCGGCACTTATCGCCATAGGAACGCACATCAAGATTCCGACTCCGCTTCTGCCCTTGACCCTGCAGACGCTGTTTGTGGTTCTGTCTGGGCTTGTGCTCGGTGCAAAGTTCGGGGCTGTGGCTGTGTGCGTGTACGTTGCGGCGGGGCTTATCGGACTTCCTGTGTTCACGGGCTCGGTGCTTAATCCGACGTTCGGCTACATTGTCGGGTTCATTCCGGGCGCGTGGCTTGCGGGGTACGTGGCGGAGAAGTTCAGACCGTGCTGGCGGACGTGGTTTCTGGGTGCGCTTGCTGGAATTGCGGTGATTTATGCGTTCGGGATTCCGTACTACTATGTGATGTCGAAATACTATCTAGGCAACGAGCTCGGAGCTAAGACACTGCTGATGTACTTTGTGCTTATGCCCCTTCCCGGCGACATCGTGAAGAGCCTGTGCGCAGGACTGATTGTGCAGAGGCTTGCAGTGTTCTTTCCCGACAGTTTTACTTGGAAGAGGTAA
- a CDS encoding polysaccharide pyruvyl transferase family protein: protein MYGKDRTEIPDFWLAVGMYPDVLPGQELLGQLLSNNDYKALLPLYFYRTDFLRQNRQAFRDGEPFTSEALRKAERAMHIPAVLCYCRVRKGMLLRYGRNYLLYRHPVLKEALRNCYKPLKRAVRRLHPKLDDECRSIISTLKDTNKPGISRIITLNVPRYGNRGDIAIALAERRLFNEHCRDRLLIELPFDLCDDYPHLIIPHINSRDILMTVGGGWYGSFWRNAEMTALNILRHFPNNRVIIMPQTIYYFDSAQGRKELADDRKSFARFKDLHVFVRDRKSFEMIHSTNLFPNAQSVDLVPDMACSMDFTNLAPEKREGVLVCLRPDVEQVLTNHERNTLCVRLLREFGHVGFFSTNPVRSTVMLSEWEKVLDETLRMIAGAELVITDRLHGMLFAAITGTPCVAFDNKTGKVHSVHEWISGCEYVQVCRSAEEFDGAVKKALSSPRKWDNSELLPYFNKILSLIS, encoded by the coding sequence TTGTACGGGAAAGACCGCACAGAGATTCCCGACTTCTGGCTGGCCGTCGGCATGTACCCTGACGTTCTGCCGGGCCAAGAACTTCTCGGGCAGTTACTCAGCAACAACGACTACAAAGCACTCTTGCCGTTGTACTTCTACAGGACAGACTTCCTCAGGCAGAACAGACAGGCCTTCAGGGATGGAGAACCCTTCACGTCCGAAGCTCTGCGCAAAGCTGAACGCGCAATGCACATCCCCGCCGTGCTGTGTTACTGCAGGGTGCGGAAGGGAATGCTCCTGCGTTACGGGCGGAATTACCTGCTGTACCGTCATCCCGTGCTCAAAGAAGCTCTGAGGAACTGCTACAAACCGCTGAAGAGAGCTGTACGCCGACTGCACCCAAAACTCGACGACGAATGCAGAAGCATAATCAGCACCCTCAAGGACACAAACAAGCCGGGCATCAGCCGCATTATCACTCTCAACGTTCCCAGATACGGCAACAGAGGCGACATCGCCATAGCACTTGCAGAGCGTAGGCTCTTCAACGAACACTGCAGAGACCGCCTCCTCATAGAATTGCCGTTCGACCTGTGCGATGATTATCCGCATCTCATAATTCCTCACATCAACAGCAGGGATATTCTCATGACTGTAGGCGGAGGCTGGTACGGCAGCTTCTGGAGAAACGCAGAGATGACAGCTCTGAATATCCTCCGGCACTTCCCTAATAACAGGGTAATCATAATGCCGCAGACGATTTATTACTTCGACAGTGCGCAGGGTAGGAAGGAGCTTGCCGATGACAGAAAGTCTTTCGCGAGGTTCAAGGATCTTCACGTATTTGTGCGGGACAGAAAGTCCTTTGAGATGATACATAGCACAAATCTTTTCCCGAATGCACAGAGTGTTGACCTCGTGCCGGACATGGCCTGCTCTATGGACTTCACGAACCTTGCTCCCGAAAAACGTGAGGGCGTGCTGGTGTGCCTTCGCCCCGACGTTGAGCAGGTACTCACTAACCATGAACGCAACACGCTCTGTGTCCGTCTGCTCCGCGAGTTCGGGCACGTCGGGTTCTTCTCGACGAATCCTGTCCGCAGTACGGTCATGCTCAGCGAGTGGGAGAAAGTGCTGGATGAGACACTGCGAATGATCGCAGGTGCTGAGCTCGTCATCACTGACAGGCTTCACGGAATGCTTTTCGCGGCAATCACCGGGACTCCGTGCGTGGCGTTCGACAACAAGACCGGGAAGGTGCACAGCGTCCACGAGTGGATTTCCGGCTGTGAGTATGTCCAAGTGTGCAGGTCAGCTGAGGAGTTCGACGGTGCGGTGAAGAAAGCCCTCTCCTCTCCGCGAAAGTGGGACAACTCGGAGCTTCTGCCGTATTTCAACAAAATACTATCACTCATCTCATAG
- a CDS encoding ParA family protein translates to MIIIGFCNLKGGVGKTTACQNIAAALAKMGKRVAVVDMDPQSNLSAGFGVTPSETEAQVFDLLSGGASWDDIVCRKEGVDIIPSCLNLAMAELNDASPVNSNTALRDALKQVDPDRYDFILLDSPPQLGVFTRNVLCASDKIIVPMDGGFYSLFGLRLLNGAMPVFRERLNPGLEIAGILMTNYNPRLYITKQVFEEVGKTFGDVLFRNCIRQNVSLVEASSMGMSIFEYAPKSKGAECYRDVTRELLDKLGGHHVPSEVKYEPVMIARTPVPEPMPEPEPEPEAVSLAEPPAEPEPVPEPEPVAAPEPEPVKPEPPAPPAPPKPTVVYPERRTLGEYEESIKQSVLAMLPEKRRMTWEQILNSVQDISRDEIDARRLREDFEECDRERYKFYVLNDEKDSFWPVVYPDQIIDPMRCVMKFDEYEGSAEVYI, encoded by the coding sequence GTGATAATCATAGGATTCTGCAACCTCAAAGGCGGAGTAGGGAAGACTACTGCCTGCCAGAACATAGCAGCAGCCCTCGCGAAAATGGGAAAACGTGTCGCAGTTGTCGACATGGATCCGCAGAGCAACCTGAGCGCGGGGTTCGGGGTTACGCCTTCGGAGACTGAAGCTCAGGTGTTCGACCTCTTGAGCGGCGGGGCATCGTGGGATGACATAGTCTGCCGCAAAGAAGGCGTGGACATTATCCCGAGCTGCCTAAACCTCGCGATGGCGGAACTCAACGACGCAAGCCCGGTGAACAGCAACACGGCACTTCGCGACGCGCTGAAACAGGTTGACCCGGACAGGTATGATTTTATTCTGCTGGACAGCCCTCCTCAGCTGGGAGTCTTCACGCGCAACGTTCTGTGTGCCAGCGACAAAATCATTGTGCCGATGGACGGAGGGTTCTACAGCCTGTTCGGCCTGCGCCTGCTGAATGGTGCAATGCCTGTTTTCCGCGAAAGGCTTAATCCGGGACTCGAGATTGCGGGCATCCTTATGACGAACTACAACCCCAGACTGTACATCACCAAGCAGGTTTTCGAGGAAGTCGGAAAAACGTTCGGGGATGTTCTGTTCAGGAACTGCATACGGCAGAACGTGAGCCTTGTTGAAGCGTCGAGTATGGGGATGTCAATCTTCGAATACGCGCCGAAGTCTAAGGGGGCGGAATGCTACAGGGATGTTACGCGTGAACTTCTAGACAAGCTGGGAGGTCATCACGTGCCATCAGAGGTGAAGTACGAACCGGTCATGATCGCACGGACTCCTGTTCCCGAGCCGATGCCCGAGCCCGAACCGGAACCTGAGGCGGTGAGCTTGGCCGAACCTCCCGCTGAGCCTGAACCTGTCCCTGAGCCCGAGCCTGTTGCTGCTCCAGAGCCTGAGCCGGTGAAGCCCGAACCTCCTGCACCTCCCGCGCCGCCGAAGCCGACTGTTGTGTACCCTGAACGCCGTACGCTTGGGGAGTACGAGGAGAGCATAAAGCAGTCCGTCCTAGCGATGCTGCCCGAGAAACGGCGTATGACGTGGGAGCAGATACTGAACTCCGTGCAGGACATTTCGCGCGACGAGATAGATGCACGGAGACTGCGGGAAGACTTCGAGGAGTGCGACAGGGAACGCTACAAGTTCTACGTTCTCAACGACGAGAAGGACTCTTTCTGGCCGGTTGTGTACCCTGACCAGATAATAGACCCGATGAGGTGCGTCATGAAGTTCGACGAGTATGAAGGTTCTGCTGAAGTGTATATATAG
- the glgB gene encoding 1,4-alpha-glucan branching protein GlgB, protein MAGSVRHGVSPLSDYDIFLFKQGTHYHLYEKMGAQKFTDPADNTEGVAFSVWAPNAQAVSVVGNFNGWNPEAHPLAARWDGSGIWEGFVPGIQKWELYKFHIRNSHGEVKEKMDPFSRAFELPPRTSSIVHWPEYEWGDNEWLSKRGERMNLSAPLSVYEVHMGSWRRHWDDGLSLSYREMAEELPGYCEDMGFNAVEFLPLMEHPFYGSWGYQTLGYFAPTARYGTPEDLMYLIDSLHKKGIAVLLDFVPSHFPTDDFGLARYDGTALYEHEDPRKGYHPDWGSYIFNYGRNEVRSYLISSAAFWVDQFHADGLRIDAVASMLYLDYSRKNGEWVPNIYGGRENLEAISLLRDMNSELFGRFGTIQTVAEESTDWPMVTRPVFLGGLGFGMKWNMGWMHDTLDYMSLEPIYRSYHQNQLTFSIWYAFSENFMLPLSHDEVVHGKGSLINKMSGDWWQKRANLRLLYGYMWAHPGKKLLFMGGEFAQGLEWNHDSALEWHLLQKDDFRGIQDWVRDLNTAYKKYPPFYELDFTPEGFRWVDCSDWQQSIIVWLRKGRSDDEYILCAANFTPVPRYGYRVGVPRSGFWKEILNSDATKYGGGGLGNCGGMEAEMVGCSNMPYSLMLTLPPLGIVMFHFSTKEETEQE, encoded by the coding sequence ATGGCCGGTTCAGTACGTCATGGCGTATCACCATTAAGCGACTATGATATATTCCTGTTCAAGCAGGGAACTCACTACCACCTTTACGAGAAGATGGGAGCGCAGAAGTTCACGGATCCCGCCGACAACACAGAGGGAGTAGCCTTCAGCGTGTGGGCTCCGAACGCTCAGGCAGTCAGCGTAGTCGGAAACTTCAACGGCTGGAATCCCGAAGCACATCCTTTAGCGGCACGCTGGGACGGTTCTGGAATCTGGGAAGGCTTTGTGCCCGGCATTCAGAAGTGGGAGCTGTACAAGTTCCACATCCGCAACTCTCACGGTGAAGTCAAGGAGAAGATGGATCCGTTTTCGCGGGCGTTCGAGCTTCCTCCGAGAACATCATCAATCGTTCACTGGCCTGAATATGAGTGGGGCGACAATGAATGGCTCTCCAAGCGCGGCGAAAGAATGAACCTTTCTGCACCTCTGAGCGTGTATGAGGTTCACATGGGAAGCTGGCGCAGGCACTGGGACGACGGACTGTCGCTGTCCTATCGCGAGATGGCCGAAGAACTGCCCGGCTACTGCGAGGACATGGGCTTCAACGCCGTAGAGTTCCTGCCGCTGATGGAGCATCCGTTCTACGGTTCGTGGGGCTATCAGACGCTCGGTTACTTTGCTCCGACGGCAAGATACGGCACTCCCGAAGACTTGATGTACCTCATCGACTCCCTCCACAAGAAGGGCATTGCTGTGCTCCTCGACTTTGTTCCCAGCCACTTCCCGACGGACGACTTCGGGCTTGCACGTTACGACGGAACAGCACTCTACGAGCACGAAGACCCCCGCAAAGGCTACCATCCTGACTGGGGAAGCTACATCTTCAACTACGGACGCAACGAAGTACGCAGCTACCTCATCTCCAGCGCGGCGTTCTGGGTTGACCAGTTCCACGCGGACGGGCTGAGGATTGACGCAGTGGCATCGATGCTCTATCTGGATTATTCCCGCAAGAACGGCGAGTGGGTGCCCAACATTTACGGAGGCCGTGAGAACCTTGAAGCAATCTCCTTACTTCGCGACATGAACAGTGAATTGTTCGGCAGGTTCGGGACAATCCAGACAGTTGCGGAGGAGTCCACAGACTGGCCGATGGTTACGCGCCCGGTGTTTCTCGGAGGACTCGGCTTCGGCATGAAGTGGAACATGGGCTGGATGCATGACACGCTCGACTACATGAGCCTTGAGCCGATCTACAGGAGCTATCACCAGAACCAGCTGACGTTCAGCATCTGGTATGCGTTCAGCGAGAACTTCATGCTTCCGCTCTCACATGATGAGGTTGTTCACGGCAAGGGAAGCCTCATCAACAAGATGTCCGGCGACTGGTGGCAGAAGAGGGCGAATCTCCGTCTGCTCTACGGCTACATGTGGGCGCATCCCGGCAAGAAGCTGCTCTTCATGGGCGGAGAGTTTGCGCAGGGTCTCGAGTGGAATCACGACTCCGCGCTTGAGTGGCATCTCCTGCAGAAGGACGACTTCAGGGGGATTCAGGACTGGGTGCGCGACCTCAACACCGCGTACAAGAAATATCCTCCGTTCTATGAGCTGGACTTCACGCCTGAAGGGTTCAGGTGGGTTGACTGTTCGGACTGGCAGCAGAGCATCATTGTGTGGCTGAGGAAGGGCAGGAGCGATGATGAGTACATACTCTGTGCCGCGAACTTCACGCCTGTACCGCGTTACGGGTATCGTGTGGGAGTTCCGCGTTCGGGCTTCTGGAAGGAGATTCTGAACAGCGACGCGACAAAGTACGGCGGAGGCGGTCTCGGGAACTGCGGAGGCATGGAAGCGGAAATGGTAGGCTGCAGCAATATGCCTTATTCACTGATGCTGACACTCCCGCCGCTGGGAATAGTGATGTTCCACTTCAGCACGAAGGAAGAGACAGAGCAGGAGTAA
- a CDS encoding radical SAM protein yields the protein MDKIKKALMFTIPTSICNFRCQYCYIAQRPIHYQGKQAKMQYSPEQVAYACRPERLGGLAFMNFCGDGETLLSKDIDLYVRALVEQGHYGEIVTNCTITPMIDKILSWPAELRARTEFKCSFHYLELKKRGMLDTFVKNVHHIWDAGSSANIELTEHDELVPYIDEVKEFSMKHFGALPQVTIARDDVSGGIDYLTKLPMDEYERIWSTFDSNFWEYKKSVFGVKQTDFCYSGLWSAFIFLDSGVARTCYGGYFLENVFEHPERPFPARPTVKCVLPHCYNAHAFLTLGCIPGATPVGYGDIRNRKCTYGGGGMIGFSPDCLASSTPNLRTATNVLLPSRKSVCRQ from the coding sequence ATGGACAAGATAAAGAAGGCACTGATGTTCACCATTCCTACATCAATCTGCAATTTCCGCTGCCAGTACTGCTACATAGCACAGAGGCCGATACACTATCAGGGAAAGCAGGCAAAGATGCAGTATTCTCCCGAGCAAGTTGCGTACGCGTGTCGCCCCGAGAGGCTCGGAGGCCTGGCGTTCATGAATTTCTGCGGAGACGGCGAAACTCTGCTGTCGAAGGATATTGACCTGTACGTCAGGGCACTCGTCGAGCAGGGGCATTATGGAGAGATAGTTACGAACTGCACAATAACGCCGATGATCGACAAGATATTATCATGGCCTGCAGAGCTCAGGGCGCGTACGGAGTTCAAGTGCTCGTTCCACTACCTAGAGCTGAAGAAACGCGGGATGCTGGATACTTTCGTGAAGAACGTGCATCACATCTGGGACGCGGGCTCTTCGGCAAACATCGAGCTCACTGAACATGACGAACTTGTGCCGTACATTGACGAGGTCAAGGAGTTCTCGATGAAGCACTTCGGGGCACTGCCGCAGGTAACTATTGCGAGAGACGACGTGAGCGGCGGCATCGACTACCTCACCAAGCTCCCGATGGACGAATACGAGAGGATATGGAGCACCTTCGACTCTAACTTCTGGGAATACAAGAAAAGCGTCTTCGGTGTGAAGCAGACTGATTTCTGCTACTCTGGCTTATGGTCGGCGTTTATCTTTCTTGACTCGGGAGTCGCACGTACCTGCTACGGCGGCTATTTTCTCGAAAATGTCTTCGAGCACCCGGAGCGTCCTTTTCCTGCCAGACCGACGGTTAAATGCGTCCTTCCGCACTGCTATAACGCACACGCCTTCCTGACGCTAGGCTGCATACCCGGCGCAACTCCTGTAGGTTACGGCGACATACGCAACCGTAAATGTACGTATGGGGGGGGGGGCATGATTGGCTTCAGCCCGGACTGCTTAGCTTCTTCAACACCAAACTTGAGGACAGCAACGAACGTTTTACTCCCGAGCAGGAAAAGCGTCTGCAGGCAGTAA
- the glf gene encoding UDP-galactopyranose mutase: MDLKYDYLIVGAGFFGAVFARQMTDAGRRCLVIDKRSHIGGNAYTRSAGEIQVHEYGPHIFHTARKAVWDYASRFTEFNHFRTEPVANYKGQLYNLPFNMNTFHQMWGVITPAEAQAEIARQRAELSGREPSNLEEQAISLVGRDIYERLIKGYTQKQWGRPCTELPAFIIRRLPVRFRYDNNYFNDPYQGIPSDGYTAMFERLLDGIEVRLGTDYLEHRDELRNLAGRVVYTGPVDEYFGFSLGTLEYRSLRFETETLPDIDNYQGIAIMNFTDAETPYTRIIEHKHFTFSECRGTVITREYSSTWKQGDEPYYPVNDAKNQALYERYKELASREEGVIFGGRLGEYRYYNMDEVIARALEEASKQVER, encoded by the coding sequence ATTGATTTGAAGTATGACTATCTCATCGTAGGGGCAGGATTCTTCGGCGCGGTCTTCGCACGTCAGATGACGGACGCAGGCCGCAGGTGCCTCGTAATCGACAAGCGAAGCCACATCGGCGGAAACGCATACACCCGCAGTGCCGGAGAGATTCAGGTTCACGAGTACGGCCCTCACATCTTCCACACGGCGCGAAAAGCTGTCTGGGATTACGCCTCGCGTTTCACGGAGTTCAACCATTTCCGCACAGAGCCGGTCGCGAACTACAAGGGGCAGCTCTACAACCTTCCCTTCAACATGAACACGTTTCACCAGATGTGGGGCGTGATAACTCCTGCCGAAGCACAGGCAGAAATCGCCCGCCAGCGCGCAGAACTCTCAGGCCGCGAACCCTCCAACCTCGAGGAGCAGGCAATAAGCCTTGTCGGGCGGGACATCTACGAACGCCTGATCAAGGGCTACACGCAGAAGCAGTGGGGCAGGCCGTGCACGGAACTTCCTGCGTTCATCATCAGGAGGCTTCCCGTGAGGTTCAGGTACGACAACAACTACTTCAACGACCCGTATCAGGGAATCCCGTCAGACGGTTATACGGCAATGTTCGAGCGTCTGCTTGACGGAATCGAAGTCAGGCTTGGGACGGATTACCTCGAGCACAGGGATGAACTCAGAAACTTGGCCGGACGTGTGGTCTACACCGGGCCGGTAGATGAGTATTTCGGGTTTTCGCTCGGAACTCTCGAGTACAGAAGCCTTCGGTTCGAGACAGAGACACTCCCCGACATCGACAACTATCAGGGAATCGCCATCATGAACTTCACGGACGCAGAAACTCCCTACACGCGCATAATCGAGCACAAGCACTTCACGTTCAGCGAATGCAGGGGCACGGTCATAACGAGGGAGTACAGCAGCACGTGGAAGCAGGGCGACGAACCGTATTACCCCGTCAACGACGCAAAGAATCAGGCACTCTACGAACGCTACAAGGAGCTTGCTTCGCGCGAGGAAGGAGTCATCTTCGGGGGAAGATTAGGCGAGTACAGGTATTACAACATGGACGAAGTTATAGCCCGCGCACTCGAGGAAGCCTCCAAGCAAGTAGAAAGGTGA